A section of the Pseudomonas fluorescens genome encodes:
- a CDS encoding efflux RND transporter permease subunit, with product MIAALIRWSVANRFLVLLATLFVTAWGIWAVQSTPIDALPDLSDVQVIIRTPYPGQAPQIVENQVTYPLATTMLSVPGAKTVRGYSFFGDSFVYVLFEDGTDLYWARSRVLEYLSQIQSRLPASAKPALGPDATGVGWIFQYALVDRSGGHDLAQLRALQDWFLKFELKTLPNVAEVATVGGMVKQYQVQLDPVKLASLGITQSEVTEAIGKANQETGGAVLEMAETEFIVRASGYLKTLNDFRAIPLKLGTGGVPVTLGDVATIQMGPEMRRGITELDGEGETVGGVVILRSGKNARETIAAVKTKLDELKSSLPAGVEIVTTYDRSKLIDRAVENLSHKLIEEFIVVALVCGIFLWHLRSSLVAIISLPVGVLIAFIVMRYQGINANIMSLGGIAIAIGAMVDAAVVMIENAHKKVEAWHVANPGEELKGERHWHVMTEAAAEVGPALFYCLLIITLSFIPVFTLEAQEGRLFGPLAFTKTYAMAAAAGLSVTLVPVLMGYWIRGRIPNEQQNPLNRWLIRIYEPALDAVLRRPKVTLLVALLVFVSALWPISRLGGEFLPPLDEGDLLYMPSALPGLSAQKAAQLLQQTDRLIKTVPEVEHVFGKAGRAETATDPAPLEMFETTIQFKPREQWRPGMTQEKLVEELEQVVRVPGLTNIWIPPIRNRIDMLATGIKSPIGVKVAGTNLTEIDAVTQAIERVAKDVSGVSSALAERLTGGRYIDVDIDRKAAARYGLNIADVQSIVAGAIGGENVGETIEGLARFPINVRYPREWRDSLGALEQLPIYTPLGSQITLGTVAKIKVNDGPPMLKSENARPSGWVYIDVRGRDIASVVADLRRVVSEQVKLQPGMSLSYSGQFEFLERANARLKLVVPATLLIIFVLLYLTFARLDEALLIMATLPFALTGGAWFLYLLGFNLSVATGVGFIALAGVSAEFGVIMLLYLKNAWTERQDLGDNTERGLMAAICEGAVQRVRPKAMTVAVVIAGLLPILLGGGSGSEVMSRIAAPMIGGMVTAPLLSLFVIPAAYHLMRRRHLSVEPGKH from the coding sequence ATGATCGCGGCCCTTATTCGCTGGTCGGTGGCTAACCGCTTTCTTGTGTTGCTGGCGACGCTGTTTGTCACGGCATGGGGGATCTGGGCGGTTCAAAGTACGCCCATTGACGCACTGCCAGACCTGTCGGATGTTCAGGTAATTATCCGTACACCTTATCCAGGCCAAGCCCCACAGATCGTAGAGAACCAGGTCACCTATCCATTGGCAACCACCATGCTCTCTGTGCCTGGTGCCAAGACTGTGCGCGGTTATTCCTTCTTTGGCGACAGTTTCGTTTACGTACTATTCGAAGACGGAACTGACTTGTACTGGGCTCGCTCGCGCGTATTGGAATATCTGAGCCAGATACAAAGCCGGCTTCCGGCCAGTGCCAAGCCCGCTTTAGGACCTGATGCCACTGGGGTTGGCTGGATTTTCCAGTACGCCCTGGTAGACCGAAGCGGCGGGCATGACTTGGCGCAGTTACGTGCCTTGCAGGACTGGTTCCTTAAATTCGAGCTTAAGACCCTACCGAACGTTGCGGAAGTGGCCACGGTGGGTGGCATGGTAAAGCAGTACCAGGTGCAGCTTGATCCGGTGAAGCTGGCCAGCTTGGGTATCACGCAGTCTGAAGTGACCGAGGCGATCGGCAAGGCCAATCAGGAAACTGGTGGGGCGGTGCTGGAGATGGCGGAGACCGAGTTTATTGTGCGGGCTTCCGGGTACTTGAAGACCCTCAATGACTTTCGTGCTATCCCACTCAAACTGGGCACGGGTGGTGTGCCGGTCACTCTGGGCGATGTTGCCACGATTCAGATGGGGCCTGAGATGCGTCGAGGCATCACCGAACTCGATGGCGAAGGTGAGACCGTCGGCGGCGTTGTAATTCTGCGCAGCGGTAAGAATGCTCGAGAAACCATTGCGGCGGTCAAGACCAAACTCGACGAGCTGAAAAGCAGTCTGCCGGCGGGGGTAGAAATCGTCACCACCTACGACCGCAGCAAGTTGATTGATCGTGCCGTGGAAAACCTCAGCCACAAGCTGATCGAAGAGTTCATCGTCGTCGCGTTGGTCTGCGGAATCTTTCTCTGGCACCTGCGTTCATCTCTGGTGGCAATCATCTCCCTGCCGGTTGGGGTGCTGATCGCCTTCATCGTAATGCGCTATCAGGGTATCAACGCCAACATCATGTCCCTTGGCGGGATTGCCATCGCCATCGGCGCCATGGTCGACGCTGCCGTGGTGATGATTGAAAACGCCCACAAGAAGGTCGAGGCTTGGCACGTGGCTAATCCTGGGGAGGAACTGAAAGGTGAACGTCATTGGCACGTGATGACTGAAGCGGCTGCCGAGGTAGGACCCGCATTGTTCTACTGTCTGCTGATCATCACCCTGTCGTTCATTCCGGTGTTCACGCTGGAGGCTCAGGAAGGACGTCTATTCGGTCCATTGGCGTTCACCAAAACCTACGCTATGGCCGCAGCGGCTGGACTGTCGGTAACTCTAGTTCCGGTGTTGATGGGGTATTGGATTCGCGGACGAATTCCTAATGAGCAACAGAATCCGCTAAATCGCTGGTTGATCCGGATCTACGAGCCCGCTCTGGACGCCGTATTACGTCGACCTAAAGTAACGCTGCTGGTTGCATTGCTAGTCTTTGTCAGCGCGTTGTGGCCGATCTCTCGTCTGGGTGGTGAGTTTCTTCCCCCGTTGGACGAAGGGGACCTGCTCTATATGCCGTCAGCTCTGCCTGGATTATCGGCGCAGAAGGCCGCGCAACTGCTTCAGCAGACTGACCGTCTGATAAAGACAGTTCCAGAGGTCGAACATGTTTTCGGAAAAGCCGGCCGCGCTGAAACCGCGACTGACCCGGCACCGTTGGAAATGTTCGAGACCACCATTCAATTCAAACCACGCGAACAGTGGCGCCCAGGCATGACCCAGGAAAAGCTCGTTGAGGAGCTAGAACAAGTGGTGCGTGTCCCAGGATTAACCAACATCTGGATACCGCCTATTCGTAACCGTATCGACATGCTGGCCACCGGCATAAAAAGCCCGATTGGCGTGAAGGTTGCCGGTACCAACCTGACGGAGATCGATGCCGTCACCCAAGCCATCGAGCGTGTTGCCAAGGACGTCTCAGGTGTCAGTTCAGCGTTAGCCGAACGACTGACCGGTGGCCGCTATATTGATGTGGATATCGATCGCAAAGCTGCGGCACGCTATGGGTTAAATATTGCCGATGTGCAATCAATCGTGGCCGGCGCAATCGGCGGTGAAAACGTCGGGGAGACGATTGAAGGGTTGGCTCGTTTCCCAATTAACGTACGTTACCCTCGTGAGTGGCGGGATTCGCTCGGCGCTTTGGAGCAGTTGCCGATCTACACCCCGCTAGGCAGCCAGATCACCCTTGGCACCGTGGCGAAGATCAAGGTCAACGACGGGCCGCCAATGCTCAAGAGTGAGAACGCACGGCCTTCAGGCTGGGTGTACATCGATGTGCGTGGCCGGGACATTGCCTCCGTAGTCGCCGATCTACGCCGGGTCGTCAGTGAGCAGGTCAAGTTGCAGCCCGGCATGAGCCTGAGCTACTCAGGTCAGTTCGAGTTTCTCGAAAGGGCCAACGCACGACTCAAACTGGTGGTGCCTGCCACGCTGTTGATCATCTTCGTGTTGCTCTACCTGACATTTGCACGCCTTGATGAGGCTTTGCTGATTATGGCCACGCTGCCATTCGCTCTCACGGGCGGGGCATGGTTTCTCTATCTGTTGGGATTCAACCTGTCGGTTGCCACCGGGGTCGGCTTTATCGCCTTGGCCGGTGTTTCTGCCGAATTTGGCGTGATCATGCTGCTCTACCTGAAAAATGCATGGACCGAGCGTCAAGACCTCGGTGACAACACAGAACGCGGGTTGATGGCCGCGATTTGTGAAGGCGCTGTCCAGCGCGTTCGACCTAAGGCTATGACCGTGGCAGTGGTTATCGCTGGTTTGTTACCTATACTTTTGGGAGGCGGTTCCGGTAGCGAGGTTATGAGCCGCATTGCCGCCCCGATGATTGGCGGTATGGTTACGGCACCCTTGCTATCGCTGTTTGTGATCCCGGCGGCCTATCACCTCATGCGTCGTCGACACTTGTCCGTTGAGCCTGGCAAGCACTGA
- a CDS encoding efflux RND transporter periplasmic adaptor subunit, translating to MNFKVWKGTLVVGISIALGVAGGYWLAQPRMSEVAGVEPDQEAKASPDRKVLYWYDPMYPQQKFDKPGKSPFMDMQMIPQYADTKGDSGGIRIDPSLTQNLGVRLASVSRGVFASTLNVVGVLAFNERDVAVIQARTAGFVERVYAHAPGDVLKVNAALADILVPDWAAAQEEFLALKRSGDADLLTAARQRLRLTGMPTKLIAQVERSGKVQPNLTLTSPIGGVLQELSVREGMTVAAGETLARVNGLSSVWLAVAVPESEAGSIVVGQAAEARLSALPGVVLKGVVSAILPETSSDSRTLRVRVELPNPDGRLRPGLTAQVSLNRSTEQSVLWVPSEAVIRTGRRTLVMLSEDAGRYRPVEVQLGQDNDGKTLILKGLEEGQKVVTSGQFLLDSEASLKGVVASSLDVSPSTVTAGALHEADGQIVEINDKEVTLAHGPFRTLGMSGMTMTFPLAAPALMKDLKTGDKVRIAVSQTEDGLRVERLERSGTQP from the coding sequence ATGAATTTCAAAGTATGGAAAGGGACTTTAGTTGTCGGCATCTCGATTGCCTTGGGTGTTGCCGGAGGTTACTGGTTAGCCCAACCGCGAATGAGCGAAGTAGCTGGTGTCGAGCCGGATCAGGAAGCCAAAGCCTCTCCTGATCGAAAGGTTCTGTATTGGTATGACCCCATGTACCCACAACAGAAATTCGATAAACCGGGTAAGTCACCCTTCATGGACATGCAGATGATCCCCCAATACGCAGATACCAAGGGGGACAGCGGCGGCATTCGAATTGATCCAAGCCTGACTCAGAACCTTGGTGTGCGACTGGCTAGTGTCAGTCGAGGGGTATTTGCCTCGACACTGAACGTGGTAGGTGTTCTGGCCTTCAACGAACGGGACGTTGCAGTCATTCAGGCCCGTACGGCGGGTTTTGTCGAGCGCGTGTACGCCCATGCACCTGGTGATGTGCTGAAAGTGAATGCCGCCTTGGCAGATATCTTGGTGCCGGATTGGGCAGCTGCTCAAGAGGAATTTCTCGCCCTCAAGCGTAGTGGCGATGCTGACTTGCTGACAGCGGCCCGCCAGCGATTGAGGCTCACCGGAATGCCAACTAAGTTAATTGCTCAAGTTGAGCGCAGTGGCAAAGTTCAACCGAACCTGACTCTGACCAGCCCTATTGGTGGTGTGCTTCAAGAGCTGAGTGTGCGTGAAGGTATGACGGTGGCCGCAGGCGAGACGCTCGCGCGTGTTAATGGTTTGAGCAGTGTCTGGCTGGCCGTGGCGGTACCAGAGTCGGAGGCTGGGTCAATCGTTGTAGGGCAAGCAGCCGAAGCGCGTTTGTCCGCGCTCCCTGGAGTTGTGCTCAAGGGCGTCGTCAGTGCGATTCTTCCGGAAACCAGTTCGGACAGTCGCACACTTCGCGTTCGAGTTGAGTTACCCAATCCGGATGGCCGACTCAGGCCAGGTTTGACCGCGCAGGTAAGTCTCAATCGTTCGACGGAGCAAAGTGTTTTGTGGGTGCCGAGCGAGGCCGTCATTCGTACCGGTCGACGTACGTTGGTCATGCTCTCTGAAGACGCTGGTCGATATCGCCCGGTGGAGGTGCAGTTAGGCCAAGATAACGATGGCAAAACGCTGATATTGAAAGGCTTGGAAGAGGGGCAAAAAGTGGTGACTTCTGGCCAGTTCCTTCTCGACTCGGAGGCCAGTCTCAAGGGCGTTGTCGCAAGCTCACTGGACGTTTCGCCATCTACTGTAACCGCAGGCGCTTTGCATGAGGCCGATGGTCAGATCGTTGAGATCAACGACAAAGAAGTCACGCTCGCCCACGGTCCCTTCAGAACATTGGGTATGTCAGGCATGACGATGACTTTCCCTCTCGCCGCTCCAGCTCTGATGAAGGATCTTAAAACGGGCGACAAGGTTCGGATCGCTGTCAGCCAGACGGAAGATGGTCTGCGCGTTGAGCGTCTGGAACGCTCTGGGACCCAGCCATGA
- a CDS encoding TolC family protein, whose translation MNSNCFCTGWSLVAGLAASVLALPSLAGALTLDEALRLAENNAPSLTAQDAKIQAATSAAIPAGELPDPKLLLGVQNYPIGGADRWSIDQDFMTMQMVGVRQEMPNSDKRKARIEVADAAVDRASAERRVARLNVRQSTALAWISSYSVERKDAMFQDFYKENRLLTDTVRSQIAGGRAQPADAVTPKQEAAQLAEQQDDLVRQRAQARAALKRWIGPAANDKPAGSLPDWPIETSGYSHKLQHHPELAAYVPMTREAQAKIREAEAEKQSDWSWEFDYQHRGKQFGDMVSVQFSWDLPLFPDSRQNPKIAAKHAELNQLEAEREALSREHTQQLEDELADYERLNRAVNRNQESLLPLAKEKVELTMASYRSGKGDLNSVVAARRELIEARLKQIDVEEQRALTSARLYFSYGEPAQ comes from the coding sequence ATGAACTCCAACTGCTTTTGCACAGGTTGGTCCCTCGTGGCCGGCCTGGCGGCAAGCGTACTGGCATTGCCGAGCCTTGCTGGTGCATTGACACTCGATGAAGCGCTGCGGCTGGCCGAAAACAATGCACCGTCGTTGACCGCACAAGACGCCAAAATTCAAGCAGCCACCAGTGCGGCCATTCCCGCTGGCGAACTACCCGATCCCAAGCTACTGCTGGGCGTGCAGAACTACCCCATTGGTGGTGCCGACAGATGGAGCATCGACCAGGACTTCATGACCATGCAAATGGTCGGGGTCAGACAGGAGATGCCCAACAGCGATAAGCGCAAAGCACGTATCGAGGTCGCGGATGCGGCTGTTGATCGAGCGTCCGCTGAGCGTCGAGTGGCGCGTCTGAACGTCCGACAGTCCACGGCATTGGCCTGGATCAGTAGCTACTCGGTTGAGCGTAAAGATGCGATGTTCCAGGACTTCTACAAAGAAAACCGTCTTCTGACCGATACCGTCAGATCTCAGATTGCGGGTGGCCGCGCCCAACCCGCCGATGCGGTGACACCTAAACAGGAAGCTGCCCAACTGGCGGAGCAGCAGGATGATTTAGTTCGCCAACGTGCACAGGCCCGGGCGGCCCTCAAGCGCTGGATTGGCCCAGCTGCCAATGACAAACCGGCGGGCAGCTTGCCTGATTGGCCCATTGAAACCTCTGGATACTCCCATAAGCTGCAACATCACCCTGAATTGGCGGCGTATGTGCCGATGACCCGTGAAGCACAAGCCAAGATCCGTGAAGCTGAGGCGGAAAAGCAATCTGACTGGAGCTGGGAATTCGACTATCAGCATCGAGGCAAACAATTCGGTGACATGGTTAGCGTCCAGTTTTCATGGGATCTCCCGCTGTTTCCTGACTCTCGGCAAAACCCCAAAATTGCGGCAAAGCACGCCGAACTCAACCAGCTTGAGGCTGAGCGGGAAGCTCTGTCGCGCGAGCATACCCAGCAACTGGAGGATGAGTTGGCCGACTACGAGCGACTCAATCGTGCAGTCAACCGTAATCAGGAAAGCTTGTTGCCGCTGGCTAAAGAAAAGGTTGAACTCACCATGGCTAGCTACCGTTCCGGCAAAGGTGATTTGAACTCGGTTGTGGCCGCCCGACGCGAACTCATCGAAGCCCGTCTCAAGCAGATTGACGTTGAAGAGCAACGTGCTCTCACCAGCGCTCGCCTGTATTTCTCTTACGGGGAGCCCGCTCAATGA
- the copD gene encoding copper homeostasis membrane protein CopD codes for MSDSINIAVRFALYFDLMLLFGLAIFGLYSLRGKERVSGAVLNFESLLYSTSVLGVALSLAAMLLLAKAMSGVSGFMELHHHIFQMVLMGTDVGLTWMVRIVALLTAVVGVALSKRFPTLSLWIVSVCGAIALATLAWTGHGAMDEGSRRYWHFTSDIFHLLAAGGWLGALAAFALLLRLKSLKGDQEVRVLARVLTGFESAGAVIVVIISITGVVNYLFIVGPSLDEVMLSTYGQLLFLKILLFAGMIVLATLNRFHLSPLLERSVRNGEYAVAVNALRRSMKLEFSMAVIIICLVAWLGTLSPVMEMSAA; via the coding sequence ATGAGCGACTCAATAAATATAGCTGTTCGCTTTGCTCTATATTTTGATCTGATGCTGTTATTTGGACTGGCAATATTTGGTCTTTATAGCCTGAGAGGAAAAGAGAGAGTATCGGGAGCAGTTTTAAATTTTGAGTCGCTTCTTTACAGTACATCTGTTTTAGGTGTAGCTCTGTCTCTAGCAGCCATGTTGTTGCTTGCGAAAGCTATGAGTGGTGTGTCGGGCTTCATGGAGCTACATCACCATATTTTTCAAATGGTTCTCATGGGGACGGACGTCGGTTTGACCTGGATGGTCCGGATAGTGGCGTTGCTGACGGCTGTTGTCGGCGTTGCTCTGAGTAAGCGCTTTCCGACACTTAGTCTTTGGATTGTCAGTGTATGTGGCGCCATTGCGCTAGCGACGCTGGCATGGACAGGGCATGGTGCGATGGACGAAGGGAGCCGTCGTTACTGGCATTTTACTAGCGACATCTTCCATCTCTTGGCCGCAGGCGGTTGGTTGGGTGCGTTGGCAGCATTTGCACTGCTGCTGCGTTTAAAATCGCTGAAAGGTGATCAGGAAGTACGAGTTCTTGCTCGGGTACTGACAGGGTTTGAATCGGCCGGCGCGGTGATTGTAGTAATCATCAGTATAACGGGCGTGGTGAATTACCTATTTATCGTAGGACCAAGCCTCGATGAGGTGATGCTCAGCACTTATGGCCAGTTACTATTTTTGAAAATCCTGCTATTTGCAGGGATGATCGTATTAGCCACGCTTAACCGTTTTCATCTAAGCCCCTTATTGGAGCGATCAGTTCGCAATGGCGAATACGCTGTCGCGGTGAATGCCTTGCGCCGTAGCATGAAACTTGAGTTTTCAATGGCGGTCATCATTATCTGTCTTGTCGCATGGTTAGGTACTTTAAGCCCTGTCATGGAAATGAGCGCAGCATAG
- the copC gene encoding copper homeostasis periplasmic binding protein CopC: protein MSFLKTTTVAVALTAGLLLSAVAQAHPKLLSSTPAEGSDVAAPAKIELQFSENLTTQFSGAKLIMTDMPGMPNSPMGVKAAVAGGGDPKTMVITPASPLTTGTYKVEWRAVSSDTHPITGNFSFKVK, encoded by the coding sequence ATGTCATTCCTTAAAACCACCACCGTAGCTGTAGCACTGACAGCGGGTTTGCTTTTGAGTGCAGTTGCTCAGGCACATCCAAAGCTGCTTTCTTCCACTCCAGCAGAAGGGTCGGATGTTGCTGCTCCTGCGAAAATTGAACTGCAATTTTCTGAGAATCTAACGACTCAGTTTTCCGGTGCTAAGCTGATCATGACCGATATGCCTGGCATGCCTAACTCCCCAATGGGCGTTAAAGCAGCTGTTGCAGGCGGTGGAGATCCTAAGACGATGGTTATTACGCCTGCATCGCCATTGACCACAGGTACTTATAAAGTTGAGTGGCGTGCCGTCTCGTCTGACACTCATCCAATTACCGGCAATTTTTCTTTCAAAGTGAAATGA
- the copS gene encoding copper resistance membrane spanning protein CopS: MKRMSLTTRMSLMFMLAVTAVLTVAGLSFNSLSRHHFKMLDQQALNEKLHSTQRILTGLSSIDQFSDVKPELEALLGAHRDLTALIFDGHGKTLFADPGPIDIPEDFRTTSNNNVWEWRDDEQTFRGITAQAIVTGQEKPLTVLLIFDVTQHMAFFETLERWFLIGLFISALVSAALGWMVASSGLRPIRQVTQVAASMSAKSLKERIPLAAVPKELQQMVLSFNAMLSRLDDAFVRLSNFSADIAHELRTPVSNLMTHTEVVLSRKRNIEDYEDNLYSNLDDLKRMGRMIDDMLFLAKSDNGLISHENKPIDLVALVEKLLEYYRLLADEQGIDLKVTGRGSVRGDVLMLDRAISNLLSNALRYTPAGKCISVDIRQEGTSISVSVENPGEPIAPEHLEKLFDRFYRVDPARREGNPSNAGLGLSITRSIIESHGGKIWCTSSDGKTAFHIQLPCASAENA, from the coding sequence ATGAAGCGAATGTCTCTGACTACCCGCATGAGCCTGATGTTCATGCTAGCTGTAACGGCGGTGCTCACCGTCGCTGGACTCAGTTTTAACAGCCTTAGCCGGCATCATTTCAAAATGCTAGATCAGCAGGCGCTAAACGAGAAGCTACACTCGACCCAAAGAATTTTGACGGGATTGAGTAGCATTGACCAGTTCAGTGATGTTAAGCCTGAGTTGGAGGCGCTGCTGGGTGCTCACCGAGATTTGACAGCCCTGATCTTCGATGGTCACGGCAAGACCCTTTTTGCTGATCCAGGTCCAATCGATATTCCTGAAGACTTTCGCACGACCTCAAACAACAATGTTTGGGAGTGGCGTGATGATGAGCAAACGTTCCGGGGAATAACGGCGCAAGCGATTGTGACGGGACAAGAAAAACCGCTGACCGTACTGTTAATCTTTGACGTTACGCAACATATGGCGTTCTTTGAGACGCTTGAACGCTGGTTTTTGATAGGGTTGTTTATAAGCGCGCTGGTCAGTGCGGCGCTGGGCTGGATGGTCGCGAGCAGTGGACTAAGGCCTATTCGCCAGGTTACTCAAGTCGCTGCGTCAATGTCTGCTAAATCGCTCAAAGAACGAATTCCTTTAGCGGCCGTTCCTAAAGAGCTTCAGCAGATGGTGCTTTCTTTCAATGCAATGTTATCTAGACTGGACGATGCATTTGTTCGCTTATCAAACTTCTCTGCGGACATTGCTCACGAACTACGAACACCTGTCAGCAATTTGATGACTCACACCGAAGTGGTTTTATCTAGAAAAAGGAATATTGAGGACTACGAAGACAACTTGTACTCGAATCTTGATGACCTGAAGCGTATGGGCCGGATGATCGATGACATGCTTTTTCTAGCGAAATCTGACAATGGTCTGATTTCTCATGAAAACAAACCGATAGACTTGGTAGCACTAGTAGAAAAATTACTCGAGTACTACCGCTTGCTGGCTGATGAGCAAGGCATCGACCTCAAAGTGACAGGGAGAGGCAGCGTCCGAGGTGACGTTCTTATGCTCGACAGGGCTATCTCTAATCTGCTCTCAAATGCGCTCCGGTACACCCCCGCAGGGAAATGTATTAGCGTCGATATAAGGCAGGAAGGGACGTCAATCTCAGTCTCCGTGGAAAACCCTGGAGAACCTATCGCTCCTGAGCACCTTGAAAAACTGTTTGATCGATTTTATCGAGTGGACCCCGCTCGTAGAGAAGGAAACCCAAGTAATGCGGGGCTAGGCTTATCAATCACTCGATCCATTATCGAGTCGCATGGCGGCAAGATATGGTGCACGTCGTCAGATGGAAAAACAGCCTTTCATATACAACTCCCATGTGCGAGTGCAGAAAATGCATAG
- a CDS encoding heavy metal response regulator transcription factor: protein MRLLVAEDEPKIGIYLQQGLAEAGFNVDRFTNGKEALQHALSEAYDLLILDVMMPGLDGWEVLQKVRASGKNVPVLFLTARDRVEDRVKGLELGADDYLIKPFAFSELLARVRTLLRRGSTAPSQTHMKLADLEVDLLKRRVVRGGKRIDLTAKEFALLELLLRRRGEVLPKSLIASQVWDMNFDSDTNVIEVAVRRLRAKIDDDFEVKLIHTSRGMGYMLDAPDSGTGLE from the coding sequence ATGAGACTTCTGGTTGCGGAAGACGAACCCAAAATAGGCATTTATTTGCAGCAAGGTCTTGCTGAGGCAGGGTTCAATGTTGATCGCTTTACCAATGGTAAGGAGGCGCTTCAACACGCGTTGAGCGAGGCTTATGACCTGCTGATTCTCGATGTGATGATGCCTGGGCTGGACGGATGGGAAGTACTTCAGAAGGTGCGGGCATCCGGAAAAAATGTCCCCGTGCTTTTTCTCACGGCGCGAGACCGCGTCGAGGATCGCGTCAAAGGACTTGAGCTGGGGGCAGACGATTACCTCATAAAACCCTTCGCTTTTTCTGAATTGCTGGCCCGCGTCAGAACGCTGCTGCGAAGAGGGAGTACAGCCCCCTCCCAAACTCATATGAAATTGGCTGATCTTGAGGTTGACCTGCTCAAGCGCAGGGTTGTCCGTGGAGGCAAACGTATAGATCTCACGGCCAAAGAGTTTGCGTTACTCGAATTGCTGCTCCGTCGTCGAGGTGAGGTGCTGCCTAAGTCGCTTATCGCTTCCCAGGTGTGGGACATGAACTTCGACAGCGATACTAACGTCATCGAGGTCGCCGTAAGGCGGCTCAGAGCAAAGATTGATGATGATTTTGAGGTCAAGCTTATCCACACCTCCCGAGGCATGGGCTACATGCTAGATGCGCCGGATTCTGGGACGGGGCTGGAATGA
- a CDS encoding co-regulatory protein PtrA N-terminal domain-containing protein gives MNHLKILFFVGSILISASALAEGGADRIAERMESLRDKAEATLVQAEKAPEGERHVHMAEHMKLLGEIMNQLHQDHPKASMSPQEHLSWMEKHDAMVDDVLNQMQREHKLMLSESHQ, from the coding sequence ATGAATCATCTAAAAATCCTTTTCTTTGTGGGTTCGATACTCATCTCAGCGTCTGCTTTGGCTGAAGGTGGCGCAGATCGGATTGCGGAGCGTATGGAAAGCCTACGCGACAAAGCAGAAGCGACCTTGGTACAAGCTGAAAAAGCCCCAGAGGGAGAGCGCCATGTACACATGGCCGAGCATATGAAACTGCTGGGCGAGATCATGAACCAACTCCATCAGGATCACCCAAAAGCATCAATGTCGCCTCAGGAACATCTTTCCTGGATGGAAAAGCACGACGCTATGGTTGATGACGTTTTGAACCAAATGCAGCGCGAACACAAACTGATGCTTTCTGAGAGCCATCAGTAA
- a CDS encoding cupredoxin domain-containing protein, translating to MKAKLVTPVIAAITLFLGATAMADVGHGKEDIGQPGVASAVTRTVDVEMGDIFFMPKNIDVKPGETIRFVLRNKGALLHEFNIGQAAAHAAHQKEMASMFQNGTLTPTGSGKMTGSMGHSMGGMKMVGMEHNDPNSMLIEPGATKELIWTFNNTTGLQFACNVPGHYQSGMVGQFDLK from the coding sequence ATGAAAGCTAAGCTCGTTACCCCAGTTATTGCGGCGATCACCTTATTCCTCGGTGCGACGGCCATGGCAGACGTAGGTCATGGCAAAGAGGACATCGGCCAGCCTGGCGTCGCTTCTGCGGTGACCCGTACGGTAGATGTGGAGATGGGTGATATTTTCTTCATGCCTAAAAACATCGATGTGAAGCCTGGTGAGACTATTCGTTTTGTCCTTCGTAATAAGGGCGCACTGCTGCACGAATTCAATATCGGCCAAGCCGCCGCTCATGCGGCGCACCAAAAAGAAATGGCGAGCATGTTCCAGAATGGAACGCTTACACCCACCGGGTCAGGGAAAATGACGGGCAGCATGGGTCACAGCATGGGAGGGATGAAGATGGTTGGAATGGAACACAACGACCCGAACAGCATGCTGATCGAGCCCGGAGCAACAAAGGAATTGATCTGGACCTTCAACAATACAACTGGACTTCAATTTGCCTGCAACGTACCAGGTCATTACCAGTCTGGGATGGTCGGTCAATTTGACCTGAAGTGA
- a CDS encoding DUF2933 domain-containing protein — translation MNNHQHPAGSITTPFWTRKTGVVLIMFIVIGAFYVVREHFSHVYTYLPYLILLICPLMHFFGHGHGAHDHGNQAQANKEEK, via the coding sequence ATGAATAACCATCAGCATCCGGCTGGAAGCATCACCACCCCATTTTGGACGCGCAAAACAGGCGTTGTACTGATTATGTTCATTGTGATCGGCGCCTTCTACGTGGTGCGGGAGCATTTCAGCCACGTCTATACATACTTGCCCTATCTCATTCTGTTGATCTGTCCATTGATGCATTTTTTTGGGCATGGACATGGCGCACATGACCATGGCAATCAGGCGCAAGCCAACAAGGAAGAGAAATAG